One Epinephelus fuscoguttatus linkage group LG10, E.fuscoguttatus.final_Chr_v1 genomic window carries:
- the hdlbpa gene encoding high density lipoprotein binding protein a, with product MSSVAVLTQESFNEHRSGLLPEQSGAAGAGPSAEGEEDALPTYKDAFPPLPEKAASPEGTQETANAWTKIRPLKSSVITQVFHVPLEERKYKDLNQFGEGDQAKVCVDIMHKTGAHLELSLAKDQGLSIMVSGKLDAVMKARKEIVSRLQTQASATVAIPKEHHRFVIGKNGEKLQELELKTATKIQIPRPDDPSNQIKISGTKEGLEKAKHEILLISAEQDKRAVERVNIDKVYHPFLTGAYNKLVGEMMQETGARINVPPPSVNKTEIVITGEKEQVALAVAMIKKVYEDKKKNATTIAVEVKKSQHKYVIGPKGNTLQEILEKTGVSVEIPPSDSSSETVILRGEPDRLGQALTEVYAKANSYTVSSVSAPSWLHRFIIGKKGQNLAKITQQMPKVHIEFTEGEDRITLEGPTKDVQMVQGQIETIVTDLVSRMDYTEISVDPKFHRHLIGKGGVNINRIKELHKVTVRIPPDNEKSNLIRIEGDPQGVQEAKKELLELASRMENERTKDLIIEQRFHRAIIGQKGEKIKEVRDKFPEVIINFPDPAQKSDVVQLRGPRNEVEKCAKFMQKIVAEMVENSFSLSVPIFKQFHRNIIGKGGSNIKKIREETNTKIDLPAENSNSEMIVITGKKANCEVARNRILAIQKELANITEIEVSIPSKLHNSLIGSKGRFVRSIMEECGGVHIHFPTEGSGIDKVTIRGPAEEVEKAKQQLLALAEEKQTKSHTAELRAKPEYHKFLIGKGGGNIRKVRDTTGARIIFPTAEDKDQELITVVGTEEAVRDAQKELEELIKSLDNVVEDTMSVDPKHHRYFVARRGQVLRDLADEYGGVMVSFPRTGTQSDKVTLKGAKECVEAAKKRMLEIVEDLDAQVTMECVIPQKFHRSIMGPKGSRIQQITRDHNVQIKFPEREDPQAPPAEAPIQENGEANGEVKEPVDPNAPKKCDVIVLSGRKERCDAAVEALKALVPVTVEVEVPFELHRYIIGQKGSGIRKMMDEFEVNIQVPAPDQQSDKIAITGLANHLDRAKEGLLERVKELQAEQEDRALRSFKLTITVDPKYHPKIIGRKGAIITNIRTEHDVNIQFPEKNDENQDQITITGYEHKAIAARDAIQAIVDELEEMISEDINLDSRVHARIIGARGKGIRKIMDEFKVDLRFPQSGAADPNLVTVTGRPELVDEAIDHLLNLEEEYMADVVENEAKMAYMRPSGGSAAAMDEQRGPSKGFVVREAPWATGSEKAPDMSSSEDFPSFGAPVATKASPWGPKRF from the exons ATGAGCTCAGTCGCTGTACTTACGCAGGAAAGCTTCAATGAGCACCGCAGTGGGCTCTTGCCAGAGCAGAGTGGTG CTGCTGGGGCAGGACCCAGTGCTGAAGGGGAAGAGGATGCCCTTCCTACCTACAAGGACGCCTTCCCACCTCTGCCCGAGAAGGCGGCCTCACCTGAGGGGACCCAGGAAACTGCCAACGCCTGGACTAAGATCCGTCCTCTCAAGTCCTCTGTTATCACCCAG GTTTTCCATGTGCCGCTAGAGGAGCGCAAGTACAAGGACCTCAACCAGTTTGGGGAAGGAGACCAAGCGAAGGTCTGTGTGGACATCATGCACAAGACCGGCGCCCACCTGGAACTCTCCTTGGCAAAAGATCAGGGTCTCTCCatcatggtttctggaaagcTGGATGCCGTGATGAAGGCCCGTAAGGAGATTGTGTCCCGACTGCAGACTCAG GCTTCAGCTACTGTCGCCATCCCCAAGGAGCACCATCGTTTTGTCATCGGCAAAAACGGGGAGAAGCTTCAGGAGCTAGAGCTCAAGACTGCCACCAAGATCCAGATCCCACGACCTGACGACCCCAGTAACCAGATCAAGATCTCTGGTACCAAGGAGGGCCTGGAGAAGGCAAAGCATGAGATCCTGTTGATCTCTGCTGAGCAG GACAAGCGTGCTGTGGAGAGGGTGAACATTGACAAGGTGTACCACCCATTCCTCACCGGAGCCTACAATAAACTGGTAGGAGAGATGATGCAGGAGACCGGTGCCCGCATTAATGTCCCCCCTCCAAGTGTGAACAAGACGGAGATTGTCATCACTGGGGAGAAGGAGCAGGTGGCCCTTGCTGTGGCTATGATCAAGAAAGTTTATGAAGACAAG AAGAAGAATGCCACCACTATTGCAGTGGAAGTGAAGAAGTCTCAGCACAAGTATGTGATTGGCCCCAAGGGAAACACCCTGCAGGAGATCCTGGAGAAAACTGGTGTCTCAGTTGAGATCCCACCTTCTGACAGCAGCTCAGAAACTGTCATCCTTCGCGGGGAGCCGGACCGTCTGGGTCAGGCCCTCACTGAAGTTTATGCCAAG GCAAACAGCTACACTGTTTCCTCGGTCTCAGCTCCTTCTTGGCTTCATCGTTTCATTATTGGCAAGAAGGGGCAGAACTTGGCCAAGATTACCCAACAAATGCCCAAG GTGCACATTGAGTTCACCGAGGGAGAAGATCGTATCACCCTGGAGGGTCCCACCAAAGATGTGCAGATGGTGCAGGGCCAGATTGAAACCATTGTTACAGATTTG GTAAGCCGTATGGACTACACAGAGATCAGCGTGGATCCAAAATTCCACAGACACCTGATCGGAAAAGGAGGTGTCAACA tcAACCGCATCAAAGAGCTGCACAAGGTGACTGTCCGCATCCCCCCTGACAATGAGAAAAGCAACCTGATCCGTATTGAGGGGGATCCCCAGGGTGTACAGGAAGCCAAGAAGGAGCTGCTCGAGCTTGCGTCACGCATG GAGAATGAGCGTACAAAGGACCTGATCATTGAACAGCGTTTTCACAGAGCCATCATTGGCCAAAAAGGGGAGAAGATAAAAGAAGTGCGCGACAAATTCCCAGAG GTCATCATCAATTTCCCCGACCCAGCACAGAAAAGTGACGTCGTTCAACTTAGAGGCCCACGAAATGAGGTGGAAAAATGCGCAAAGTTCATGCAGAAGATAGTGGCTGAGATG GTGGAGAACagcttctctctctcagtcCCCATCTTCAAGCAGTTCCACAGAAACATAATTGGAAAAGGAGGCTCAAATATCAAGAAG ATTCGGGAGGAAACTAACACAAAAATCGACCTGCCTGCTGAGAACAGCAACTCAGAAATGATTGTCATCACAGGCAAGAAGGCAAACTGTGAGGTCGCACGAAACCGCATCCTGGCCATTCAGAAGGAGCTG GCAAACATCACAGAGATCGAGGTGTCTATTCCCTCCAAGCTGCACAACTCCTTGATTGGGTCAAAGGGCCGCTTTGTGCgctccatcatggaggagtgcgGTGGCGTGCACATCCACTTCCCCACTGAAGGCTCAGGGATCGATAAGGTCACCATCCGAGGTCCTGCAGAAGAGGTGGAGAAAGCCAAGCAGCAGCTGCTTGCCTTGGCAGAGGAGAAG cAAACAAAGAGTCACACTGCTGAGCTGCGTGCGAAGCCAGAGTACCACAAGTTCCTCATTGGTAAAGGTGGTGGAAACATCCGTAAGGTTCGCGACACTACTGGGGCCAGGATCATTTTCCCCACCGCGGAGGACAAAGACCAGGAGCTCATCACTGTGGTCGGCACTGAAGAAGCAGTGCGGGATGcccagaaggagctggaggagctCATCAAGAGTCTG GACAACGTCGTTGAGGATACAATGAGCGTTGATCCAAAGCACCATCGCTACTTTGTGGCTCGCCGTGGCCAGGTCCTGAGGGATCTTGCTGATGAGTATGGTGGTGTGATGGTGAGCTTCCCTCGCACGGGTACCCAGAGCGATAAGGTTACCCTCAAAGGAGCCAAAGAATGTGTGGAAGCAGCCAAAAAGCGCATGCTGGAGATTGTTGAGGACTTG GATGCTCAAGTGACCATGGAGTGTGTGATTCCTCAGAAGTTCCACCGCTCCATCATGGGTCCGAAGGGCTCACGGATCCAGCAGATCACCAGAGATCACAATGTACAGATTAAGTTCCCGGAGCGTGAAGACCCACAAG CACCTCCAGCAGAGGCTCCTATTCAGGAGAATGGCGAGGCCAACGGAGAGGTGAAGGAGCCCGTCGATCCAAACGCACCCAAAAAGTGCGATGTGATTGTGCTTTCTGGCCGTAAAGAGCGCTGTGACGCTGCCGTGGAAGCACTGAAG GCCTTGGTTCCCGTCACTGTGGAGGTGGAAGTGCCTTTTGAGCTTCATCGTTACATCATTGGACAGAAAGGAAGCGGAATTCGCAAGATGATGGATGAATTTGAG GTTAATATTCAAGTGCCTGCTCCTGACCAGCAGTCTGATAAAATCGCCATCACCGGCTTGGCCAATCACCTGGACCGCGCCAAAGAGGGCCTCTTGGAGCGTGTCAAAGAGCTGCAGGCCGAGCAGGAGGATCGG GCACTCAGGAGCTTCAAACTGACCATCACTGTGGACCCCAAATATCACCCCAAAATCATCGGCCGCAAGGGCGCCATTATAACAAACATCCGCACTGAGCACGACGTGAACATCCAGTTCCCAGAGAAGAATGATGAGAACCAG GATCAGATTACTATTACAGGGTATGAGCACAAAGCCATAGCAGCACGAGATGCCATCCAGGCTATAGTGGATGAGCTGGAGGAGATGATCTCTGAGGACATCAACCTGGACAGCAGGGTTCATGCCCGTATTATCGGAGCCCGCGGCAAGGGCATCCGCAAGATCATGGATGAGTTTAAG GTTGATCTCAGGTTTCCTCAGAGTGGAGCTGCAGACCCGAACCTGGTGACAGTCACAGGTCGCCCTGAGCTTGTGGATGAAGCCATCGACCACCTGCTGAACCTGGAAGAGGAATA